A stretch of DNA from Allomeiothermus silvanus DSM 9946:
TAGGGGCGGTGAAAGCAAACCCCCTCCCCGCAGGGCCTTCACCCGGCTCGAGGGCTTCCAGCAGCTTGAGGGCCTGCTCGATGGAGATTTTGCCCTCCTTCACCATGTCCATGATCTTCTTTTTGTCTTCCATACTCAGGCCCCTTGTCTACCCTTCGATCTCGAGGTTGCCCATCCGCACATACGCCTCCAGATTTCCTAGGCCTCCGCCGACCTGGTTGCCGGGGGTCTCGAGGTTCCCTAACCCCACCTCGGCCTTGAGCTTCAGGCTCGAACCCGGCAAGAGCCGTACCTGGGCATTGCCCATCTCGATGCGCAGGCGATGGTTCCCCTCGCGCAGCAAGGCGCTCCCCTCGATGTTCCCGGCCTTCACATCCAGGTCGAGCCCACCGACCTCGCGCAGTTCAATATCCCCGGCCAACAAGCGGCCCCGGAAAAAAGCCACCCCCTGGATTTCAATATCCCCGGCTTTGCCGTCCAGCTCGAGGCCCCAGCCCGAGGGAAGGCGAACGTCCAATTCGCCCGCCCTGAGGTTTTTGAGCAGCCCCCCCAAAAAGTTCCCCTGCCCCGGCTGCGGCTCGATCACGAAGTCCTGGCCGACCTGCCGCACCTCGGCTTTACCCCGCACTTGGGGCTCTTGCAGGCTGGGGTCTACGCGGACCTCGAGTTCGCCCGCCAGCATGTTCACCTTGACCCAACGCAATCCTGTGGGGTCAAAAGCCTGTCCCCTGGGTTGGTCGTACTGCATTTGCTGGTTCTGCAGCTCGCTCTCGACCTGATCCGCGGCCTCCAGGGCTTCGAGAAGCAGCTGCGCTTCTTCGTCGGTAATCTTCCCTTCGCGCCGCAAAGCTTCGATTCGTTCCCGTTCGTTCATGGTGATCCTCCTAAGCGCAGGGTCAAATCGCCCCTTCCCATTTGAATGCTCAGCATGGCCACGCCCCGCCCGACCAGGCCCTTGACGAGCCGCTCCCGCTGGCTGAAGTTGCCATGTGGATCGAGTTCGCCGTTGCCCAAAACCCCGGCGATCTGCACCGAGCTACCCATTGACCCGAGGGAGTTCCCCTGGGACGGCAGCAACCGGTTTGATTTCCTTTTGAAGAGCCGGGGCCTCCTCGGCCTCGAGGTCGCCCAGCGCCTCGAGCAAGGCGTCGGCTTCTTCCTGGGTGATCCGGCCTCCCTCTAAAAGTGCCTGGATGCGGCTGCGCTCATCCATAGGAAGCCTTCCCCTCCCAGGAAGGATCGCTCTCGAGCTTCTCAGCCCATTCCTTGAGCCACCGAGCGATCCGCCGCCGCAGGCTCAGGCGGAGCAGGTGCTGATTTTGCTCGGCCACCCGGCTAACACCGCGAGATGCCTCCCGGCTAAGGCCGCGAAAATACGCCTCCCGGCTGACGCCGCGAAAATACGTCTCAGCGAGCAGGGTGTCGATGTGGTCCCGGGAAAGCCGCTCGAGCGCCTGCCAGTTATTTACAACGTCCATCCTTGCCACCTCCTTATCAGGGAGTGTAAGGCTGAACTTTATATTTTGTCAAGTTTATCTTTCTATTTGTTAACTACAGTTTGCCAAATGGTTGAAACTATGTTCTAGACGCGGGGAAGGAATAGTCAGGGGGCGAAAGAAGGATCTGAGCCCGCACCCCAACCCCTCTCCCAAAGGGAGAGGGGATCGATCCACGAGTACAAGCCACGGGCCTTCGTAAAGCATCCAGCATTCGACGTGCGACAAAGCCTTTACCCCACCAGCTTCTCGAAGCGCGCAATCCGCTCAGCCAATACCTCGAGCCCCCCCGCCCAGAAGCCCGGATCCTCCAGGTTGAAGCCGAAGCGATCGGCCAACTCTTGTGCCGGGTAGGTCCCCACCGAGGCCAGCATGTCATCGTACTGAGCCACGAAATCAGCCCCCTCGCGTTGGTACTTTTTGAAAAGGGCCAGCCCGAAAAGAAGGCCGAACGTATAGGGGTAGTTGTAGAAGTCGATACCGTAGTAGTGCCCCTTCACCGCCCACATGTAGGGGTGGTAGGAAGCCAAGGCGTCGCCGTAGGTAGCCTGCTGGGCTGCGAGCATGAGTTCTTTGAACTCGCTGGGGGAAAGCTCACGCTCTTTGCGCTTTTCGAACACCGACCGCTCGAACAAGAACCTCGAGTGGATGTCCACCACTAGCTGGGCCGCGTCTTGCAGGTTGCCCTCCAGTATGGTGACCTGCTCGGCTTCGGGTACAGCGCGCAGCGCCGCTTCGGTGACGATGGTCTCGTTCATGATGCTGGCAGTCTCGGCTAAGGTCATGGGCTCCCGGCGCAGAAGAGCCGGTTTAGTAGCCAGGCAGAGGTTGTGGTAGGCGTGGCCGAGTTCATGGGCCATGGTGGAAACCCCGCTGAAGCTCTCTTCATAGTTGGTGAGGATACGGCTTTGCCCCTTGCCGATGGGCATACAGTAAGCCCCTCCGACTTTGCCCTTGCGGGGTTTCGCATCGATCCATCGCTCGGCGTAAGCCCGCTCTGCCAGATCGGCATCAGCCCGGGAAAAAGCGGATAGATGCTCCACGATGAACCTCCGTCCCTCCTCCCAACCCCAGCGCCTACCCCCCGCAAAGCCGATGGGGGCAAAAAGATCCCACCACTCGAGCCGCTCTTGCGAAAGCGCTTTGGCTTTGGCCCGGAAGTACCGCCGCCAGGTCGGTAAGCTCTCCGTAATAGCGGCTTGCATGGCCGAGAGGACCTGACGGGTGATGCGGTTTTGCTGCAAGGTGGGCTCGAGGTCGTCGGCCCAGCCGCGCTTGCGGTTGAGGGTACTGCGTTCACCCTTCCAACCGTTAAGGGCCGCCGCCAAGGCCACCTCGTTAGCCTCCCAGGCCGCAAGCTCCGCGGTGTAGGCAGCTTTGCGCACTGCGCGGTCGGGGTTCATGGCCAAGAGCCGTACCGAGGACATGGGCAGTTCTTCCCCGTTTACCGAAGCGGTGATGAGGCTGGTCAGGTTGCCGTGCAGCTTGGCCCAGGCCGCCCCGCCCGAAAGCGAAAGCTCGGCAGCCAGGATCTCCTCTGCTTCGCTCATCATGTGCTGGGCTTCTACCTTGGCCTCTTCGATGAGGATTTTGTACTCTCCGGCTTCGACCATCTCCGGCTCGAGCGCCGCCAGCCAGACCGTCAAGCGGGGGCGCAGCCGCTCCAGTTGCAGCAGCAGACCTTCGTATTCAGAAAGCTTAACCTGGGCCGCCTCGAGGGTGGCGTTGGTGGAGGTAAGGGCATACAGGTAGGCTCCGATGGGAGTCTGGGCTTCGTAAATGCCGTTCAGCGCAGCGATGATCTCCTGAAAAGCGGTCTCGTCGCTGGAACGGGCGGGTCGTTGGCCCACCTCGTGGCGGTGCATTAGGGTCTCGAGCGCGCGAATGCCATGCTGTAAATCGTCCCAAGCTGCTTGAAAATCGGGAGTATCCAACCCTGAAAACAACGGGGACAAATCCCACTCGGGAAGTTCGGCTAGACGATCCATGGCTAGAGTATAGCCGCAAGCGCACTTTCGATCGGGGTATCTTGTAAGGGTGGTCTTTCCGGTAAGCATCCCCATCTGGGTCCGCTACAGCGACCTCGATACCTTTGCGCACGTCAACAACGCGGTTTATCTGAGCTATCTGGAAGAGGCCCGGGCTGCCTACTATCGCGCTTTACAAAGCCTCGAGCCGGGTCTTCCCGAGTTCAAAACCTTGGTGGCCCGCTCGGAAGTCGACTATCTAAGGCCGATCCTGCTTGGCCAGCGAGTCGAGGCGCACATCCGGGTGACAGCAGTAGGCAACAAGAGCTTCCGCACCGCCTACGCCATCCATGCCGACGGAGCGCTCGCAGCCAAAGCCCAAACCGTGCAAGTATGGATGCACAAGGAGGAATCCGCGCAGGTCCCCGAGGTAGTGCGGCGGGCTATCCGTAAGCTCGAGGTAGACCCGGTAGAGGGGTTGTAATACCGGATTCAAAAAGATAGTTATCAAAACCAACAACCCCAGAGGCTATCTTTTTGAATCCCAGAGCACACCCCTTGGCGTACTGCGCTTTACCTTTAGCTATACAGATCAACCCTCGAGAGCGGCAATTCCACCCGCCCGCCTTCTCCCGGCTTCGCTAGCAGGCTCTGGTGGATCGAGAGGTGTCCGTAGGCAAACTGATGGGCCGAGCCCGCCAGATAGAGCCGCCACAGCCGGGTGCGCTCGAGCCCGACCTCTTCCACCGCTTGCTGCCAGTGGGCCTCGAGGTTCCCTCGCCACAAGCGCAGGGTGCGGGCGTAATGTTCGCGCAAATCTTCTACGTCGCGCACTTCGAAACCCGCTGCTTCGGCAGCTTGGAGATTCTGCCATAGCGGTAAAATCTCTCCATCCGGGAAGACATAGCGGCGCATGAACTCGCCTGAAGCGGCCCAGGCGGGAGCAGAGGGCGGAACTGGCCCCCGGGTGATGACATGGTGCATGAAGAGTCCACCTGGTTTGAGGTGAGCAAATACCTTCTGGAAATATAGCTCCAGGTTCTGGTGCCCTACGTGCTCGGCCATCCCCACGCTGGCGGCCTTATCGAAGACGCCATCAATGTCTCGGTAGTCGAGAGCCTCGATGCGTACCCGATCCTCGAGGCCCACCGCTTTGACCCGGGCCCTCGCCTCCTCGAGCTGGGCATCGGAAAGGGTGATGCCCAAAGCTTCCACCCCATAGCGCTGAGCCGCATAGATGACCAGCCCGCCCCACCCGCATCCCACGTCCAGCAAGCG
This window harbors:
- a CDS encoding M3 family oligoendopeptidase codes for the protein MDRLAELPEWDLSPLFSGLDTPDFQAAWDDLQHGIRALETLMHRHEVGQRPARSSDETAFQEIIAALNGIYEAQTPIGAYLYALTSTNATLEAAQVKLSEYEGLLLQLERLRPRLTVWLAALEPEMVEAGEYKILIEEAKVEAQHMMSEAEEILAAELSLSGGAAWAKLHGNLTSLITASVNGEELPMSSVRLLAMNPDRAVRKAAYTAELAAWEANEVALAAALNGWKGERSTLNRKRGWADDLEPTLQQNRITRQVLSAMQAAITESLPTWRRYFRAKAKALSQERLEWWDLFAPIGFAGGRRWGWEEGRRFIVEHLSAFSRADADLAERAYAERWIDAKPRKGKVGGAYCMPIGKGQSRILTNYEESFSGVSTMAHELGHAYHNLCLATKPALLRREPMTLAETASIMNETIVTEAALRAVPEAEQVTILEGNLQDAAQLVVDIHSRFLFERSVFEKRKERELSPSEFKELMLAAQQATYGDALASYHPYMWAVKGHYYGIDFYNYPYTFGLLFGLALFKKYQREGADFVAQYDDMLASVGTYPAQELADRFGFNLEDPGFWAGGLEVLAERIARFEKLVG
- a CDS encoding acyl-CoA thioesterase; the encoded protein is MVFPVSIPIWVRYSDLDTFAHVNNAVYLSYLEEARAAYYRALQSLEPGLPEFKTLVARSEVDYLRPILLGQRVEAHIRVTAVGNKSFRTAYAIHADGALAAKAQTVQVWMHKEESAQVPEVVRRAIRKLEVDPVEGL
- a CDS encoding SAM-dependent methyltransferase, translating into MADEIREAPLALRLLQKLLPRERAFAVRMGEHFLPATQEAQATVAINPRLLERLAPPLDLALGEAYTRGDLEIEGDLEAVLAALEQLQLPPLHEWAGLVAQLGKTQTLPQLAAMLRGRPHSKSRDRAAIQHHYDLSNRFYELWLDRRMVYSCAYFPTGQETLDQAQEAKLEHICRKLRLKPGERLLDVGCGWGGLVIYAAQRYGVEALGITLSDAQLEEARARVKAVGLEDRVRIEALDYRDIDGVFDKAASVGMAEHVGHQNLELYFQKVFAHLKPGGLFMHHVITRGPVPPSAPAWAASGEFMRRYVFPDGEILPLWQNLQAAEAAGFEVRDVEDLREHYARTLRLWRGNLEAHWQQAVEEVGLERTRLWRLYLAGSAHQFAYGHLSIHQSLLAKPGEGGRVELPLSRVDLYS